The sequence GGAATACCGGGCTACACTTTTCGATAGTAAAGTGAAGTCCGGGAAGAGCATTTCCATCGACGCTTCCAAGGAAGTCGCTATCGGAAAGGGACTCGCAAAAAAGCTCCGTGCGCAGATCGGCGATGAATTCATTATTCTATCGCAGGCCGCCGACGGCTCGTTCGCCAACGACCTATACGATATTATCGGCATCGTCGAAAGCGGCGACGAGATGGGCGATAGGATAAACGCATATATGCACATTGCGGACGCGCAGGAGCTGTTCGTCCTCGAGGGAAAGGCTCACGAGATCGTCATCATGGTCGAGGATATCAAGCGGGTCGATAGGATCGTCGGGGATATCGAGTCGAAGCTCGCAAAACCGTCGCTCGAGGTTTTGCCGTGGAGAAAAGTCAACGAGGCCTTTTATAATGCGATGCAGGCCGACCGTCAGGGCAACGACGTCGTCTATATTACAATAATGATAATCGTCGCTATCGGCGTTTTGAATACCGTCTTGATGTCCGTCCTCGAACGCACGCGCGAATTCGGGGTTCTCAAGGCCATCGGAACGAGGCCGGGACAGGTTTTTCGCCTGATAATAACCGAGGTTTTCTTCATGTCGATAATTGGCGTATCCATAGGCCAAATTCTCGGGTTGACTGCGAACTACATCCTCTCGATTCGCGGAATCAAACTGAACTTCCAGATCGATGTGGCGGGGATCCCGTTCGACACGATGCGCGGAGAGATTAACCTGAAAAGCATCCTCGTGCCGACATTTATTGTCCTATTTTCGTCGATAATCGTTAGCTTTTTCCCGGCGATCAAGGCGGCGAGAACCGTGCCGGCAAAGGCTATGCGATTCCATTAAAAAGGACCGATCGGGAGAAAGCTATGATATATATAAAGCTCGCATGGAGAAATCTTTTCAGGAACAAACGCCGGACTTTCATCGCTGGAACGGCGATAGGCCTCGGTTTGGCGGCACTTATTTTCACCGATGCGATGATTATCGGGATGCTCGACAATTATATCCATAACGCGACCTCGTCTTTCATGGGCGAAGCGCAAATTCTGAACGAAAATTTTCGCGAGATTCAAGAGGTCGAGTTCACTATAAACGAATTCGAGCGGGTTATAGACGGGCTCAAAAACGACCCGTCCGTCGATAAATTCGCACCCAGGATAAGCGCATTCGGAACGATTTCGTCGGCCTCGTCGATGTCCGGCATCGGTCTCTTCGGCGTCGATCCTGAAAACGAAAAATATCTCTCGATCATCGACGAGGCCGTGTTCGAGGGCGAGTATTTCGAAGGCGATAATCCCCGCGATATATTGATCGGAAAAAAACTCGCGGAAATATTGAGTGTCGGTCTCGGAGACAGGGTCATAATAACGAACTCTCGCGCCGGTTCTGAGCATATAGTCCAGGATTTGTTCAGGGTCTCGGGGATATTCGAATTAGGCGAAAGGGCGATGGACGGCGGCGCCGCTTTTATCAGGCTCGACAAGGCTCGGGAGATTTTCGGACTCGGCCGGACAGCCCACATTATCGCTATCAAATTCACCGATCCCAAATTCAGTCAGAATAAGGATTTGCCTTTCTGGTCTAAATTCTCGACCGACGGTAACGAGGCGATATCCTGGAAAGAGATATTTCCACAATTGGTCAGCGTTTTCCAGATGAGCGACCTTTCGCGCGGGATAATGAGCTTCATCTTAATGGGCGTAGTGGTTTTCGTGATCCTGAACACCCTGTTTATGTCTCTCTATGAGCGTATGTTCGAGTTCGGAGTCATAAAAGCCCTCGGAACGCGGCCTTTCGCGATTTTAAGGCTGATGATCTTCGAGGCGGCGGCGCTTTCGATTATCAGCATAGTTATCGGGGCGATAATCGGTATTCTTCTTACTAAAACCGTCGCCGCAATTGGGATAGATTACAGCGGCATGGAGATGATGGGCTTGACGATTCGCGACAAAATAAGGCCGGTATTAACTTTACAACAATTTATAATTTATCCCATAGGTGTTTTTCTTTTCACGATTATAGTGGGGATATTCCCGGCGGTGAGCGCCGCGCGAATGAACCCGGCAAATGCTATGAGAAAAAGCGTATGACCTATTTTCCGAATAGGAGGATCGAGCTAAGATGATCTTTAAATTAGCGTTCAGAAATATTATTCGCCAGAAACGCCGAAGCATACTCACGATAGCGACTATCGTGGGGGGATTCGCCTTCGGCTCGATGGCTATCGGTATGCGAATGGGCAGTTTCAATATGATAATCGATATGTTCACAAGAGCATATTTAGGCCATATTCAGCTTCATGCCGACGGCTATCTCGATCAGCCGACGCTTTATAAAGTGATCGAGGATTACGAGGGGATCGGGGGGGAGCTGGCATCGCTCGATTTCGTCGAGGCTTGGGCACCGAGGTTGTACGCGGCGGGACTCGTATCGGTCGATGATAAAAGCGACGCCGCGAGTATCATCGGGGTCGATCCGGAGCTGGAAGAATCGGCGACGACGTTCTCGGCAAAGATCGAAACCGGAAATAATTTTTCGGATGACCAATCGAATGAGGTGATTCTCGGAAAAGGCCTAATGGAGGCTCTCGGTGCCGGGATCGGAGACGAGCTTGTGCTCGTCGTTCAGGCAGCCGACGGCTCGATGGGCAACGATCTATATCGAATAATCGGTTCCATCGATGTCGGCAATGAAGGCACGAACCGCATGGCCGTATATATGCGCCTCGATGATGCGCAAGAGCTTATGGTGATGCCCGATCGTGCGCATGAGATCGTAGTTATTATCGATAATATCAAGAAGCTTGGGAAATATTCGGGGGCAATAAAGAGCAAGCTCGCCGGAAAAGGGATAGAGGTATCTACATGGGACGAAATTAATGTCAATTTAGCTGAGATGATCGAGTCTAAAGAGCAGGCGCAAGCTGTGATGCAGTTTGTGATAATGCTCATTGTGGCCGTCGGGGTTCTCAATACCGTGCTGATGTCGGTATTGGAGCGCACCCGCGAATTCGGGATTTTGAAGGCACTCGGCACAAGGCCTATAAGTATATTCCGTTTGATAATAACAGAATCTACAATGATGAGTCTTCTCGGTATAATCGGCGG is a genomic window of bacterium containing:
- a CDS encoding ABC transporter permease, which produces MIYIKLAWRNLFRNKRRTFIAGTAIGLGLAALIFTDAMIIGMLDNYIHNATSSFMGEAQILNENFREIQEVEFTINEFERVIDGLKNDPSVDKFAPRISAFGTISSASSMSGIGLFGVDPENEKYLSIIDEAVFEGEYFEGDNPRDILIGKKLAEILSVGLGDRVIITNSRAGSEHIVQDLFRVSGIFELGERAMDGGAAFIRLDKAREIFGLGRTAHIIAIKFTDPKFSQNKDLPFWSKFSTDGNEAISWKEIFPQLVSVFQMSDLSRGIMSFILMGVVVFVILNTLFMSLYERMFEFGVIKALGTRPFAILRLMIFEAAALSIISIVIGAIIGILLTKTVAAIGIDYSGMEMMGLTIRDKIRPVLTLQQFIIYPIGVFLFTIIVGIFPAVSAARMNPANAMRKSV
- a CDS encoding ABC transporter permease; translation: EYRATLFDSKVKSGKSISIDASKEVAIGKGLAKKLRAQIGDEFIILSQAADGSFANDLYDIIGIVESGDEMGDRINAYMHIADAQELFVLEGKAHEIVIMVEDIKRVDRIVGDIESKLAKPSLEVLPWRKVNEAFYNAMQADRQGNDVVYITIMIIVAIGVLNTVLMSVLERTREFGVLKAIGTRPGQVFRLIITEVFFMSIIGVSIGQILGLTANYILSIRGIKLNFQIDVAGIPFDTMRGEINLKSILVPTFIVLFSSIIVSFFPAIKAARTVPAKAMRFH
- a CDS encoding ABC transporter permease, producing MIFKLAFRNIIRQKRRSILTIATIVGGFAFGSMAIGMRMGSFNMIIDMFTRAYLGHIQLHADGYLDQPTLYKVIEDYEGIGGELASLDFVEAWAPRLYAAGLVSVDDKSDAASIIGVDPELEESATTFSAKIETGNNFSDDQSNEVILGKGLMEALGAGIGDELVLVVQAADGSMGNDLYRIIGSIDVGNEGTNRMAVYMRLDDAQELMVMPDRAHEIVVIIDNIKKLGKYSGAIKSKLAGKGIEVSTWDEINVNLAEMIESKEQAQAVMQFVIMLIVAVGVLNTVLMSVLERTREFGILKALGTRPISIFRLIITESTMMSLLGIIGGAIVGSAVNFALSRGGIVYPEPYEIGGILVDTMKSEVNLRTIFEPAIAVFFTALIVSIFPALRAAKTEPAKSMRFH